From Halodesulfovibrio aestuarii DSM 17919 = ATCC 29578, the proteins below share one genomic window:
- a CDS encoding TRAP transporter small permease, giving the protein MIKFIFNRFEELIASFLLFVMVAIAFSNVVTRYFIKLSFSWTEELTVNLFVWVVLLGTAHAFRKGDHLGVSLFYDKLPKKCRMICYGIFLVLSIGFFCTLFHLGWIEVMDEIDLEVTTESLAIPVWWYTIATPMFSLLIIVRILQRAWTDMRSDNI; this is encoded by the coding sequence ATGATTAAATTTATCTTCAACAGATTCGAGGAGCTTATTGCCTCGTTTTTGTTATTTGTAATGGTCGCCATCGCGTTTTCAAACGTGGTTACCCGTTACTTTATTAAGCTTTCCTTTTCATGGACAGAAGAGCTTACCGTTAATCTTTTTGTCTGGGTTGTTCTTCTTGGTACAGCACATGCCTTTCGTAAGGGAGATCATCTCGGCGTGTCCCTTTTTTACGATAAGCTGCCTAAAAAATGTCGAATGATCTGTTACGGAATTTTTCTTGTTCTTTCCATCGGCTTTTTCTGCACTCTTTTCCATCTTGGATGGATAGAGGTTATGGATGAAATTGATCTTGAAGTAACAACGGAGTCATTAGCTATTCCTGTGTGGTGGTACACAATTGCGACCCCTATGTTCTCACTCCTTATTATTGTTAGAATACTTCAACGCGCATGGACTGATATGCGTTCCGACAACATATAA
- a CDS encoding TRAP transporter large permease codes for MIEKLLQDPAFWTVALFVIPLLLRVPIAIALASSALVVAYKWDMGYEMLSYNIYAGIAKFPLLAIPFFILAGVIMERAGIAGRIIDLMKALVGSRTGGLAIATVAVATFWGAVSGSGPATVAALGLILIPGMVSTGYDKPFATATVAVTSGLAIVIPPSIAFIVYGGVANVSVPALFAAGFIPGLLVAGCIMLAVWIISYKKGYRAAPVENPEPIGKAFKNAFWGVMTPVIILGGIYGGIFTPTEAAAVAVVYGLVVGLFIYRTLTSLSQLFEIFAATVHATAIVMIVVTCAGLFSWVGSTVGLVEKSASILLAVSENQWIVLFMINIILLLAGMILDAISIYYVFLPILLPLIVHFGWDPIWFGVMMTINLAVGQVTPPVAVNLYVGANISGLRIEDITKPALPLIGAALFALVLVIVFPELSTFTPRILGLSP; via the coding sequence ATGATTGAAAAACTTCTTCAAGATCCTGCTTTCTGGACCGTAGCTCTTTTCGTTATTCCACTTCTTCTTCGAGTTCCCATAGCCATCGCTTTGGCTTCTTCCGCACTGGTCGTGGCTTACAAGTGGGATATGGGATATGAAATGCTTTCGTATAATATCTATGCAGGCATTGCGAAATTTCCTCTGTTGGCAATTCCCTTTTTCATTCTTGCAGGTGTTATCATGGAACGTGCCGGTATAGCCGGGCGTATTATTGATCTGATGAAAGCACTTGTTGGTTCCAGAACGGGTGGACTTGCCATTGCTACCGTTGCTGTAGCTACTTTCTGGGGTGCAGTAAGCGGCTCCGGTCCTGCAACGGTGGCGGCTCTCGGTTTGATTTTGATTCCCGGTATGGTTTCAACTGGTTATGATAAGCCCTTTGCAACAGCCACCGTGGCAGTTACATCGGGTCTGGCGATTGTTATTCCTCCAAGTATTGCCTTTATTGTATACGGCGGGGTTGCCAACGTTTCTGTTCCTGCTCTTTTTGCTGCGGGCTTTATACCGGGGTTACTTGTTGCTGGCTGTATAATGCTTGCTGTTTGGATAATCTCATATAAAAAAGGATACAGAGCTGCGCCTGTAGAAAATCCGGAGCCAATTGGAAAAGCTTTCAAAAATGCTTTCTGGGGAGTGATGACTCCCGTCATTATTCTTGGCGGGATCTATGGTGGTATTTTTACTCCCACTGAGGCTGCGGCGGTAGCTGTTGTTTACGGGCTTGTAGTGGGCCTGTTCATTTACCGTACTCTCACCTCACTTAGCCAGTTATTTGAGATTTTCGCCGCTACGGTTCATGCAACTGCTATTGTCATGATTGTTGTTACATGTGCCGGTCTTTTTTCATGGGTTGGATCAACCGTTGGATTAGTTGAAAAATCTGCCTCAATCCTGCTTGCGGTGTCCGAAAATCAATGGATAGTTCTTTTTATGATCAATATCATCCTGCTTCTTGCCGGTATGATACTTGATGCGATTTCTATTTATTACGTATTCCTGCCTATACTGTTACCACTCATTGTACATTTCGGATGGGATCCTATCTGGTTTGGGGTTATGATGACCATTAACCTGGCAGTCGGGCAAGTAACGCCTCCTGTAGCCGTAAACCTTTATGTCGGTGCCAATATCAGCGGTCTAAGAATTGAAGATATAACCAAGCCGGCACTTCCGCTTATCGGGGCAGCACTTTTTGCTTTAGTGCTAGTAATTGTTTTCCCCGAACTCTCAACATTTACACCTCGTATACTCGGGCTCAGCCCATAA
- the dctP gene encoding TRAP transporter substrate-binding protein DctP: MKKLCTLLIIALTLVVTSLPAFAQYKSQYKLSVVPGAASGWGKSAQYFTDLVRERTDGRINIKCYFSSQLLAGKQTSEFLMLRNGAIDFAMASTINWSPQIKPLNLTALPFFLAMQDDRYKALDALSAGEAGKMMFAAIEKKGVKPIGWAENGFRELTNSKRAVASPADIKGLKIRVVGSPIFIDAFKALGANPVNMNWAEATTGFQQGVVDGQENPTNGINIPVKIWNYHNFITEWHYIIDPLITGVNPRVWKSFSKEDQAIILECAKEAELYSKAISRVGLDDGSALAYLESINMVPTPAAPLVFLAEQGMTVTKLTPEQTKVFYDATAGVREKWIPIIGEDLVNAAKADIAASK; the protein is encoded by the coding sequence ATGAAAAAATTGTGTACGTTGCTTATTATAGCACTTACTCTCGTGGTTACATCCTTACCAGCATTCGCTCAATATAAATCACAGTACAAGCTGAGCGTAGTTCCAGGTGCAGCTTCCGGCTGGGGAAAATCTGCCCAGTATTTTACTGATCTGGTACGCGAACGCACTGATGGTCGAATCAACATTAAATGCTACTTTTCAAGTCAGCTCCTTGCCGGAAAGCAGACTTCAGAATTTCTCATGCTCAGAAATGGCGCGATTGATTTTGCTATGGCCTCCACAATCAACTGGTCCCCTCAGATCAAGCCGCTCAACCTTACAGCTCTCCCATTTTTCCTTGCAATGCAGGATGATCGTTACAAGGCTCTTGATGCATTAAGCGCCGGAGAAGCCGGTAAGATGATGTTTGCTGCCATTGAAAAGAAAGGTGTTAAACCTATCGGCTGGGCAGAAAATGGATTCAGAGAGCTTACAAACTCTAAACGTGCAGTTGCCAGCCCTGCAGACATTAAAGGGTTGAAAATTCGCGTTGTGGGTAGCCCTATTTTCATTGATGCATTTAAAGCCCTTGGAGCAAATCCAGTTAACATGAACTGGGCAGAAGCCACTACCGGGTTCCAGCAAGGCGTTGTCGATGGACAGGAAAATCCAACCAATGGCATCAACATTCCCGTAAAAATATGGAATTATCATAATTTTATCACAGAGTGGCACTACATCATTGATCCACTGATTACTGGTGTGAACCCAAGAGTCTGGAAATCATTCTCTAAAGAAGATCAGGCAATTATTCTTGAATGCGCCAAGGAAGCAGAACTGTACTCAAAAGCAATTTCCCGTGTAGGACTTGATGACGGCAGTGCTCTTGCTTACCTTGAGTCAATTAACATGGTTCCAACGCCTGCTGCTCCATTGGTATTCCTTGCAGAGCAAGGAATGACCGTAACCAAGCTTACTCCTGAGCAAACCAAAGTTTTCTATGACGCAACTGCCGGTGTTCGTGAAAAATGGATTCCAATTATTGGAGAAGATCTGGTTAATGCAGCTAAAGCTGATATTGCTGCAAGCAAGTAA